GATTACCGGCCGGTCCACACCTACACGATGTCGAACGACATCGCGTATATCGAGCCGAAGGCGCGCGTGTACTGAGGCCACGTTGGAGGGATCGATGACCGAGTTCCCCCGGATCACCCGCGACCCGGCCGTCATGGCCGGGAAAGCCTGCATCCGCGGCAAGCGGGTGACGGTCGCGATGATCCTGGGGAATCTGGGCGAAGGCGTCGGCATCGACGAGTTGCTGGCGGCCTATCCCTACCTCGAGCGCGAGGACGTGCTCGAGGCTCTCCGCTACGCGGCCTGGATGGCGCAGGAGCGC
The sequence above is drawn from the Methylobacterium terrae genome and encodes:
- a CDS encoding DUF433 domain-containing protein is translated as MTEFPRITRDPAVMAGKACIRGKRVTVAMILGNLGEGVGIDELLAAYPYLEREDVLEALRYAAWMAQEREIGLEPAA